The stretch of DNA TGCTGGGCGAGAGCTCCCTGTGCGCCGGTCAGAGACAGGACACAGAGAGCGACGATCCGGGCAAAAGACGACATCAGCCGCCCATGCATTCCTTCTCGGCCTTCCTGGCGGTTTCGGGCTTGTCCTCGTGGTCGGAAGGACGAATACGGCCGATCGCTCCGGCGGCGCGTGCCTTCAGATAGACGTAGAGGTCGTCCGAGTAGCACATGACGTTCTTGTTATCGCCGAAGGCCGGCATGACCTTCTGCTCGGACGCGCTCACGTCCTGCTTGCCGCCGACCAGGATGCCGATGAATTCCTCGTAGGAGAGATGCTTCAGCGAGTCCTTCAGGGCCGGCGCATAGGTCGAGCCCATGCCATCCGGGCCGTGGCAGACGTGGCACTCGGCGTGGTAGCGGCGGTAACCCGAGTAGCTGTACCAGTCGAGCTTCTTGCCGTCCTGCGTGATGTGGAACGTCGGATGGCCGTCGGCATCGAGATACTTGCCGTCCTCGTTCTTCACGGCGGCATCCTGCTTCAGCAGCTTCTCGTCCTGCTCGGCAGTCTTGTCGTTCGCGTTGAGCGAGTTGGCGAGGGCGGGGTCGGCAGCGGGCTTGGCATCCTCAGCATGTACGGCAACCGCGGACACGGTCGCTAGGGCGAGGGCGGCGATAACCGGCCGCGTTACGATCTTGCTGAGGTTGAGCAACGCATGTGTCTCCCTGGATCGAGGCTCTTCGTCTCCCTCCGAGACGTTGCCTCTTACGCAAAAGTCTAATCACAAGGATGCCGGCGCGGGAACCCGCGCCGGCATCGTTTTTTACACTCAGACCCTGCGGCCGATTAGTTCGGCAGGGCGAAGACCGTCAGCTGGCCGCCGAGGTTGGTGTACTGCGACAGAGCCGCGTAGCCACCCACCGCGCCGAGGCCGGCGTTCGGGTCGGTCAGGCCGGCCGCGAGGCCGATGCCGGCCCAGCCGCCGACGCCCGACAGGACGCCCACGTACTGCTTGCCCTTGTGCTGGTAGGTCATCACGTTGCCGATGATGCCCGACGGGGTCTTGAACTTGAACAGCTCCTTGCCGCTCTTGTCGTCGACCGCCTTCAGGTAACCCTCAAGCGTGCCGTAGAACACCACGTCGCCGGCGGTGGCCAGAGCACCGGACCACACCGAGAACTGCTCGGCGTTGGACCACTTGATCTTGCCGTTGACGCCATCCCACGCGATGAAGTTGCCCATGCCGCCGTGCGAGTTCGGGGCCGGGTACATCGAGAGGGTCGCACCGACGTAGGGCTGGCCCGGGGTGTAGGTCACCCGGAACGGCTCGTAGTCCATGCAGACGTGGTTGGTGGGCACGTAGAACAGGTTGGTCTTCGGCGAGAAGGCCGCAGGCTGCTGATCCTTCGACCCGAGGGCCGCCGGGCAGATGCCCTTGGAGTTGGTGTCCTCACCGTTCTGCTCGGTCGAGTACTTCGACACGACCAGCGGACGGCCGAAGTTCTTCGAGCCCTTGTCCATGTCGACCTTGGTCGCCCAGTTGACGGCCGGGTCGTACTTCTCGGCGACGAGCAGGCTGCCGTCCGCGCGGTTCAGCGTGTAGCCGAAGCCGTTACGGTCGAAGTGGGTCAGGAGCGGCTGCTCCTTGCCGTCAACCTTCTGATCCGTGAGGATCATCTCGTTGATGCCGTCGTAATCCCACTCGTCGTGGGGGGTCATCTGGTAGACCCACTTGGCGACGCCGGTATCCGGGTTACGCGCCCAGATGGTCATCGACCACTTGTTGTCGCCCGGACGCTGCTTCGGGTTCCAGGTCGAGGGGTTGCCCGAGCCATAGTACATCAGGTCGAGCTTGGGGTCGTACGAGAACCAGCCCCAGGTGCAGCCGCCGCCGGTCTTCCACTGATCGCCTTCCCAGGTCTTCAGCGAGGAATCCTTGCCGACCGGCTTGCCGAGCGAGGTGGTCTTCTCCGGGTCGATCAGCATCTGATCGTCCGGGCCCTCGGAGTAGCCGCGCCACACCTTCTTGCCGGTCTTCAGGTCGTAGGCGGTGACGTGGCACTGCACGCCGAACTCGCCGCCCGAGATGCCGACGATGACCTTGTCCTTGACCGGCAGAACCGTCGCGGTGTTGGTCTCGCCCTTCTTCGGGTCACCGTTCACGACCGACCAGTTGACCTTGCCGGTCTTGGCGTCGAGCGACACGAGGGTGGTG from Methylobacterium sp. PvR107 encodes:
- a CDS encoding c-type cytochrome, methanol metabolism-related — protein: MLNLSKIVTRPVIAALALATVSAVAVHAEDAKPAADPALANSLNANDKTAEQDEKLLKQDAAVKNEDGKYLDADGHPTFHITQDGKKLDWYSYSGYRRYHAECHVCHGPDGMGSTYAPALKDSLKHLSYEEFIGILVGGKQDVSASEQKVMPAFGDNKNVMCYSDDLYVYLKARAAGAIGRIRPSDHEDKPETARKAEKECMGG
- the xoxF1 gene encoding lanthanide-dependent methanol dehydrogenase XoxF1 (Multiple clades of rare earth element (REE)-dependent methanol dehydrogenases have been described, XoxF1 through XoxF5 at least, in methylotrophs. Multiple XoxF paralogs may be found encoded in the same genome, and the REE-dependent enzymes may be preferred to calcium-dependent versions. Members of this family fall within the clade named XoxF1, a La3+-dependent family.) — translated: MRAVHLLALGAGVAAVAAPALANESVMKGIANPAEQVLQTVDYANTRYSKLDQINASNVKNLQVAWTFSTGVLRGHEGSPLVVGNVMYVHTPFPNIVYALDLDHEAKILWKYEPKQDPSVIPVMCCDTVNRGLAYADGAILLHQADTTLVSLDAKTGKVNWSVVNGDPKKGETNTATVLPVKDKVIVGISGGEFGVQCHVTAYDLKTGKKVWRGYSEGPDDQMLIDPEKTTSLGKPVGKDSSLKTWEGDQWKTGGGCTWGWFSYDPKLDLMYYGSGNPSTWNPKQRPGDNKWSMTIWARNPDTGVAKWVYQMTPHDEWDYDGINEMILTDQKVDGKEQPLLTHFDRNGFGYTLNRADGSLLVAEKYDPAVNWATKVDMDKGSKNFGRPLVVSKYSTEQNGEDTNSKGICPAALGSKDQQPAAFSPKTNLFYVPTNHVCMDYEPFRVTYTPGQPYVGATLSMYPAPNSHGGMGNFIAWDGVNGKIKWSNAEQFSVWSGALATAGDVVFYGTLEGYLKAVDDKSGKELFKFKTPSGIIGNVMTYQHKGKQYVGVLSGVGGWAGIGLAAGLTDPNAGLGAVGGYAALSQYTNLGGQLTVFALPN